The Parambassis ranga chromosome 14, fParRan2.1, whole genome shotgun sequence genome includes a window with the following:
- the proser1 gene encoding proline and serine-rich protein 1 isoform X2, giving the protein MDKKSFDIVLDEIRKCVLTDQRIRAIEQVHGYFSSEQVIEILKYFSWAEPQVKAVKALQHKMVAIPTTKVANILNCFTFSKDRLIVLELIALNISDAQNYRPVEDMFRIHLSEKKRARRILEQVCKVGCKAPVAMISSCGMIPGNPYPKGRPSLVTGTFPGNPPVKKEGEKKEDTSNSMEGKGIASRIIGPFKPFPSSYNPHRPVPYPIPPCRPHATIAPSYTKPGNPQNTTPGVNSKPLLIPHGSTPSTPVPPQASPAQPQPTTPITPVFPGMVPSHNLNAPSPSPAPSPSVIKAAPQTPGGRATPTPSSVIKAHTPSGTPCGTPVPGGFSSSPFHAVSRPSTPATSRSGPDSLSQANSMGSTHQKVYSQSTDHHAGPNFPGIHLQPGNPSGSVIRSYTPSGPSSLTPGSSTPVIPSCSTSGPSPKPSPAHPAQAQSVMAGALNRHSGGSNSGSNSPVPSAFKGTSRSGTPSLSSLVAPGSAQTALARSLGLSHPSGSPQVSLPSPVAIAGLQALSSSPAPSHYPGLPHFPSLTSSLPSSTNPSPIPTMPPTTNISTHPPTSIYPGLAPSAAPNAASPFGLGLTSAPSIFPGLPPGPSPTTFPGLGVSGGHGSGSPVLSSFMGLPGATPSSVASVAPLQAAAAAVGVPSSSPVLPGFASAFSSNFQPGLNSGLQPPGGSGFPGLLSFPGVPGFSPSASPAALGGLHNPSMQSALLQGHPTSALESFPPQPNSFTNYPPGPGNPFPLQPGLHPQLGWQ; this is encoded by the exons ATGGACAAGAAATCATTTGACATCGTCTTGGATGAGATACGAAAG TGTGTCCTGACCGATCAGCGGATCAGAGCCATAGAGCAGGTGCATGGATATTTCTCCAGTGAGCAG GTGATAGAAATACTGAAGTACTTCTCATGGGCAGAACCGCAGGTCAAAGCAGTTAAAGCTCTGCAACAT AAAATGGTTGCAATCCCTACAACTAAAGTTGCAAACATCCTGAATTGCTTCACCTTTTCAAAGGACAGACTGATTGTGCTTGAACTGATAGCATT GAATATTTCCGATGCACAAAATTATCGTCCTGTGGAGGACATGTTTCGCATACACTTGTCTGAGAAGAAGCGTGCTCGTCGGATATTGGAGCAG gTGTGTAAGGTTGGCTGCAAGGCTCCCGTAGCCATGATATCCTCCTGTGGAATGATACCTGGAAATCCGTACCCTAAAGGCAGGCCTAGCTTGGTCACTGGCACATTCCCT GGAAACCCTCCAGTAAAAAAGGAAGGTGAGAAGAAAGAGGACACTTCTAACAGTATGGAGGGAAAAGGAATTGCCTCCCGAATTATAGGACCGTTTAAACCT ttTCCTTCATCCTACAATCCTCATCGACCGGTTCCTTACCCTATACCACCATGCCGACCCCATGCCACCATCGCAccaa GTTACACTAAACCTGGCAATCCACAAAACACCACACCTGGAGTCAACAGCAAGCCCCTCCTCATTCCTCATGGATCCACGCCTTCTACCCCTGTCCCACCCCAAGCTTCTCCTGCTCAGCCACAACCTACAACCCCTATCACACCAGTATTTCCTGGCATGGTACCCTCTCATAATCTCAACGCCCCCTCTCCCTCACCTGCTCCATCTCCATCTGTGATCAAAGCAGCCCCCCAGACCCCTGGTGGTCGTGCTACTCCTACACCTTCTTCTGTTATTAAAGCCCACACTCCCTCAGGCACCCCTTGTGGAACTCCTGTTCCTGGgggcttctcctcctccccattCCATGCCGTTTCTCGACCAAGTACCCCTGCTACTTCCCGCAGCGGTCCAGACTCCCTGTCTCAAGCAAACTCCATGGGCTCAACTCACCAGAAGGTTTATTCACAGTCCACAGACCACCATGCAGGACCCAACTTCCCTGGCATACACCTACAACCAGGTAACCCCTCAGGATCAGTGATTCGCAGTTACACACCCTCTGGACCATCATCTCTCACTCCTGGATCTTCCACTCCAGTAATTCCGAGCTGTTCCACTTCAGGCCCCAGCCCCAAACCCTCTCCTGCCCATCCTGCACAGGCGCAATCTGTCATGGCTGGAGCTCTGAATAGACACAGTGGGGGTAGTAACAGTGGCAGTAACAGCCCTGTGCCTTCTGCTTTCAAAGGCACCTCTCGCTCTGGCACACCCTCTCTTAGCTCATTAGTGGCACCAGGTTCTGCTCAGACAGCCCTGGCCCGTTCCTTGGGTCTATCGCACCCTTCGGGTTCTCCTCAAGTTTCTCTACCCAGTCCTGTTGCTATCGCTGGTCTCCAAGCACTGTCTTCCAGCCCAGCACCCTCTCATTATCCAGGTCTGCCCCATTTTCCGTCTCTTACTTCCTCGCTTCCTTCTTCCACCAACCCTTCGCCTATCCCCACAATGCCTCCCACTACCAACATTTCTACCCACCCACCAACCTCCATCTACCCAGGCTTGGCTCCCAGTGCTGCACCAAATGCAGCCTCGCCTTTTGGTCTAGGCCTCACCTCTGCCCCCTCTATATTCCCAGGCCTTCCACCTGGGCCTAGTCCCACTACTTTCCCCGGACTGGGTGTGTCAGGGGGGCATGGTTCTGGGAGCCCTGTGTTGTCGTCATTCATGGGACTGCCAGGGGCCACTCCATCTTCAGTAGCGTCAGTGGCACCTCTGCAGGCGGCCGCAGCAGCAGTTGGGgttccatcatcatcaccagtTTTACCAGGTTTTGCATCTGCCTTCAGCTCCAATTTCCAGCCTGG GTTGAATAGTGGACTTCAGCCTCCAGGAGGTAGCGGGTTCCCTGGATTGCTCTCCTTCCCTGGCGTACCAGGCTTCTCCCCTTCTGCCTCCCCTGCAGCCCTTGGTGGTCTCCACAACCCATCCATGCAGTCTGCTCTACTGCAG ggTCATCCCACATCTGCTTTGGAGAGTTTTCCTCCTCAACCTAACAGTTTCACCAACTATCCTCCAGGCCCAGGAAACCCGTTTCCCCTCCAACCAGGCCTACACCCCCAGCTGGGTTGGCAGTGA
- the stoml3b gene encoding stomatin (EPB72)-like 3b, producing MEMESQMESQKRRGMSKEDLISERTGSLGCVGWFIVILSGLFAFCFFPITIWFCLKIVQEYERAVIFRLGRITDRKAKGPGIFFVLPCTDSFVKVDLRTVSFDIPPQEILTKDSVTVCVDGVVYFRVSDPIASVANVSNADFATRLLAQTTLRNVLGTKNLAEVLSDREGIAHSMQTSLDEATDNWGIKVERVEIKDVKLPQQLQRAMAAEAEAAREARAKVIAAEGEMNASRALKEASLVIAESPSALQLRYLQTLNTIAAEKNSTIIFPLPMDVMSHFMRK from the exons ATGGAAATGGAAAGCCAGATGGAAAGccagaagagaagaggaatgaGCAAAGAAGACTTAATAT CTGAACGAACCGGCTCTTTGGGATGCGTTGGTTGGTTTATTGTCATTCTCTCAGGCCTCTTTGCGTTTTGCTTCTTCCCCATCACGATCTGGTTTTGTCTAAAG attGTTCAGGAGTATGAGCGCGCCGTCATCTTCAGACTTGGCCGCATCACAGACAGGAAAGCTAAAGGACCAG gaattttctttgttttaccaTGCACTGACTCTTTTGTGAAAGTGGACTTGCGAACAGTTTCATTTGACATCCCACCACAGGAG ATCCTGACAAAGGATTCAGTCACAGTTTGTGTGGACGGTGTGGTTTACTTCCGAGTCAGTGACCCCATTGCATCTGTGGCCAACGTGTCCAATGCAGACTTTGCCACCCGTCTGCTGGCACAAACCACCCTCAGAAATGTCCTGGGAACTAAGAACCTGGCTGAGGTCCTGTCTGACCGCGAGGGCATCGCTCACAGCATGCAG ACTAGCCTGGATGAAGCCACAGACAACTGGGGCATCAAGGTGGAGCGTGTGGAAATCAAAGACGTGAAGCTGCCACAACAGCtgcaaagagccatggctgctGAAGCAGAGGCTGCACGAGAGGCCAGGGCAAAg GTGATTGCAGCAGAGGGTGAGATGAATGCATCTCGTGCCCTGAAGGAGGCGTCCCTCGTCATCGCAGAGTCTCCATCTGCCCTGCAGCTCCGCTACCTGCAGACCCTCAACACCATCGCAGCAGAGAAGAACTCCACCATCATCTTCCCCCTGCCCATGGATGTCATGTCTCACTTCATGAGGAAGTGA
- the proser1 gene encoding proline and serine-rich protein 1 isoform X1, with amino-acid sequence MDKKSFDIVLDEIRKCVLTDQRIRAIEQVHGYFSSEQVIEILKYFSWAEPQVKAVKALQHKMVAIPTTKVANILNCFTFSKDRLIVLELIALNISDAQNYRPVEDMFRIHLSEKKRARRILEQVCKVGCKAPVAMISSCGMIPGNPYPKGRPSLVTGTFPGNPPVKKEGEKKEDTSNSMEGKGIASRIIGPFKPFPSSYNPHRPVPYPIPPCRPHATIAPSAYNNAGLVSLGGVITASVPPPPYSSTHKVAGYTKPGNPQNTTPGVNSKPLLIPHGSTPSTPVPPQASPAQPQPTTPITPVFPGMVPSHNLNAPSPSPAPSPSVIKAAPQTPGGRATPTPSSVIKAHTPSGTPCGTPVPGGFSSSPFHAVSRPSTPATSRSGPDSLSQANSMGSTHQKVYSQSTDHHAGPNFPGIHLQPGNPSGSVIRSYTPSGPSSLTPGSSTPVIPSCSTSGPSPKPSPAHPAQAQSVMAGALNRHSGGSNSGSNSPVPSAFKGTSRSGTPSLSSLVAPGSAQTALARSLGLSHPSGSPQVSLPSPVAIAGLQALSSSPAPSHYPGLPHFPSLTSSLPSSTNPSPIPTMPPTTNISTHPPTSIYPGLAPSAAPNAASPFGLGLTSAPSIFPGLPPGPSPTTFPGLGVSGGHGSGSPVLSSFMGLPGATPSSVASVAPLQAAAAAVGVPSSSPVLPGFASAFSSNFQPGLNSGLQPPGGSGFPGLLSFPGVPGFSPSASPAALGGLHNPSMQSALLQGHPTSALESFPPQPNSFTNYPPGPGNPFPLQPGLHPQLGWQ; translated from the exons ATGGACAAGAAATCATTTGACATCGTCTTGGATGAGATACGAAAG TGTGTCCTGACCGATCAGCGGATCAGAGCCATAGAGCAGGTGCATGGATATTTCTCCAGTGAGCAG GTGATAGAAATACTGAAGTACTTCTCATGGGCAGAACCGCAGGTCAAAGCAGTTAAAGCTCTGCAACAT AAAATGGTTGCAATCCCTACAACTAAAGTTGCAAACATCCTGAATTGCTTCACCTTTTCAAAGGACAGACTGATTGTGCTTGAACTGATAGCATT GAATATTTCCGATGCACAAAATTATCGTCCTGTGGAGGACATGTTTCGCATACACTTGTCTGAGAAGAAGCGTGCTCGTCGGATATTGGAGCAG gTGTGTAAGGTTGGCTGCAAGGCTCCCGTAGCCATGATATCCTCCTGTGGAATGATACCTGGAAATCCGTACCCTAAAGGCAGGCCTAGCTTGGTCACTGGCACATTCCCT GGAAACCCTCCAGTAAAAAAGGAAGGTGAGAAGAAAGAGGACACTTCTAACAGTATGGAGGGAAAAGGAATTGCCTCCCGAATTATAGGACCGTTTAAACCT ttTCCTTCATCCTACAATCCTCATCGACCGGTTCCTTACCCTATACCACCATGCCGACCCCATGCCACCATCGCAccaa GTGCATACAACAACGCAGGCCTTGTTTCTCTGGGTGGGGTTATAACAGCCAGCGTGCCCCCTCCCCCCTACAGCTCTACCCACAAAGTAGCAG GTTACACTAAACCTGGCAATCCACAAAACACCACACCTGGAGTCAACAGCAAGCCCCTCCTCATTCCTCATGGATCCACGCCTTCTACCCCTGTCCCACCCCAAGCTTCTCCTGCTCAGCCACAACCTACAACCCCTATCACACCAGTATTTCCTGGCATGGTACCCTCTCATAATCTCAACGCCCCCTCTCCCTCACCTGCTCCATCTCCATCTGTGATCAAAGCAGCCCCCCAGACCCCTGGTGGTCGTGCTACTCCTACACCTTCTTCTGTTATTAAAGCCCACACTCCCTCAGGCACCCCTTGTGGAACTCCTGTTCCTGGgggcttctcctcctccccattCCATGCCGTTTCTCGACCAAGTACCCCTGCTACTTCCCGCAGCGGTCCAGACTCCCTGTCTCAAGCAAACTCCATGGGCTCAACTCACCAGAAGGTTTATTCACAGTCCACAGACCACCATGCAGGACCCAACTTCCCTGGCATACACCTACAACCAGGTAACCCCTCAGGATCAGTGATTCGCAGTTACACACCCTCTGGACCATCATCTCTCACTCCTGGATCTTCCACTCCAGTAATTCCGAGCTGTTCCACTTCAGGCCCCAGCCCCAAACCCTCTCCTGCCCATCCTGCACAGGCGCAATCTGTCATGGCTGGAGCTCTGAATAGACACAGTGGGGGTAGTAACAGTGGCAGTAACAGCCCTGTGCCTTCTGCTTTCAAAGGCACCTCTCGCTCTGGCACACCCTCTCTTAGCTCATTAGTGGCACCAGGTTCTGCTCAGACAGCCCTGGCCCGTTCCTTGGGTCTATCGCACCCTTCGGGTTCTCCTCAAGTTTCTCTACCCAGTCCTGTTGCTATCGCTGGTCTCCAAGCACTGTCTTCCAGCCCAGCACCCTCTCATTATCCAGGTCTGCCCCATTTTCCGTCTCTTACTTCCTCGCTTCCTTCTTCCACCAACCCTTCGCCTATCCCCACAATGCCTCCCACTACCAACATTTCTACCCACCCACCAACCTCCATCTACCCAGGCTTGGCTCCCAGTGCTGCACCAAATGCAGCCTCGCCTTTTGGTCTAGGCCTCACCTCTGCCCCCTCTATATTCCCAGGCCTTCCACCTGGGCCTAGTCCCACTACTTTCCCCGGACTGGGTGTGTCAGGGGGGCATGGTTCTGGGAGCCCTGTGTTGTCGTCATTCATGGGACTGCCAGGGGCCACTCCATCTTCAGTAGCGTCAGTGGCACCTCTGCAGGCGGCCGCAGCAGCAGTTGGGgttccatcatcatcaccagtTTTACCAGGTTTTGCATCTGCCTTCAGCTCCAATTTCCAGCCTGG GTTGAATAGTGGACTTCAGCCTCCAGGAGGTAGCGGGTTCCCTGGATTGCTCTCCTTCCCTGGCGTACCAGGCTTCTCCCCTTCTGCCTCCCCTGCAGCCCTTGGTGGTCTCCACAACCCATCCATGCAGTCTGCTCTACTGCAG ggTCATCCCACATCTGCTTTGGAGAGTTTTCCTCCTCAACCTAACAGTTTCACCAACTATCCTCCAGGCCCAGGAAACCCGTTTCCCCTCCAACCAGGCCTACACCCCCAGCTGGGTTGGCAGTGA